CCGCGCAGCGCCATCGACGCCGGGCTCGTCGACCTGGTCGCGCCGGCGGCCGAGCTGCCGGGAAAGATCCTTGCCTTCCTCAGGCACAGCCACCCCGCCCGGGGGGAACCCGCCCTGACGACCCGGGATCAGAGTTCCCTCGAGAAGATCCTCATCCTGCTGCGGACGCGCACCGGCAAGGACTTCTCCCCCTACAAGAAGCAGACCGTGTACCGCCGCATCGAGCGGCGCATGGGCATCCACCAGATCGACCGGATCGCCTCGTACGCCCACTTTCTCCAGGAGAATCCCCAGGAGCTGGACCTGCTCGCCAGGGAGCTGCTCATCGGGGTGACCACGTTCTTTCGCGACCCGCCGGTCTGGGAGCTGCTGCGGGACACGGCCATCCCGTCACTGCTCTCGGAGCGCCCGGCGGGAGGCCCGCTGCGAGCCTGGTCGGCAGGGTGCTCGACGGGGGAGGAAGCCTATTCCCTTGCCATCGTCTTCAAGGAGGCACTGGAGCGGCTCAAGCCCCGGGGGCGATTCACGCTGCAGATCTTCGCCACCGACGTGCAGCAGGACGCGATCGACCGGGCGCGCCAGGGGCTCTGGCCGGTCAACATCGCCGCCGATGTGTCTCCCGAACGCCTGCGTCGTTTCTTCCGGCAGGAGGAGCACGGCTACCGGGCCGGCAAGGAGATCCGGGAGATGGTCACGTTCGCAACCCAGAACGTGATCACCGACCCGCCCTTCACCAAACTGGACATCCTCCTCTGCCGAAACCTGCTGATCTACCTGACGCCGGAGGT
Above is a genomic segment from bacterium containing:
- a CDS encoding chemotaxis protein CheB translates to MVGIGASAGGLEALEQFLSHVPDGSGLAFVVIQHLDPTHKGVMPELLQRSTPMKVSQVKDRTKVKPGCVYVIPPNKDMSILHGTLHLFEPAAPRGLRLPIDLFFRSLADDCRGSSIGVLLSGMGSDGTLGVRAIKEQGGLVLVQDPATARFDSMPRSAIDAGLVDLVAPAAELPGKILAFLRHSHPARGEPALTTRDQSSLEKILILLRTRTGKDFSPYKKQTVYRRIERRMGIHQIDRIASYAHFLQENPQELDLLARELLIGVTTFFRDPPVWELLRDTAIPSLLSERPAGGPLRAWSAGCSTGEEAYSLAIVFKEALERLKPRGRFTLQIFATDVQQDAIDRARQGLWPVNIAADVSPERLRRFFRQEEHGYRAGKEIREMVTFATQNVITDPPFTKLDILLCRNLLIYLTPEV